GCCTTATGAGAATAAGGATAAAAATCCTATGCACCTGTTTCTGGTTCAACGTCAGGTTGCCTTCATATGAATATGTTTTATGGTATTCTATAGAAAgccctttccttctctcctctaCTTTTCCCCCCTCAAAACTTCTCATCCTTTTTGGAGTTCAACAAGCGGATAAATTAACTGCACTAGAACTCCAGCAGGATTAAATCCCAAAGTTAAACGCATTTCAGAAAGGTTCTGGTAACTAGTAAGTCCATCAAATAGTGCAGGGGTTTACAAAGTGCTCCAATGCTGAGCAAATCAAAAAATAACTACAAAACAattgtaccttttttttttttggttgtgtgtgtgtttttgggggtgggggtccAGTTCCAAGGATAGAAGAGTAATAAAATTTACTATGCACAAAATGAAGTTTTTCTCACCGAAATGGATTTACTTCTCTTCAAACGCCCTTTCCGTACACGAAGACCAAATGGCACCTGAATACCAGATCCATTAAGATAGTCCTGCCTACAAACCAAAGGCGTTGAACCAAATCCCTTCCGATGAAGCTGATTGTGAGATTTAACATGCAAAAACTTATTCCTTGAACTAGTTGTAGGAGTTTCCAGTTTTCCTGTATAATATCTTGCTTTCAAAGCCGATGACTCTTCAATATACCTCCGTGTAGGCTTGCGCAATCTCTTCCGTCTTAGAAGCAAACCTTCTCTATCTCCTAAATCCAAGAGTTCAACTCCAACCTTGCCAGACTGGGGAGAATTCGTCACCAACTCAACCCCAGCAGCAAGGTTTTCCCTTTCCACACCTCTGCCTAATGGTCTAATCTTGCTTCCCTGAGCAATCATGGGGCGCTGATGCATTCGTCCAGAAGAATCGTTACATGAAGTGAAAATGCCACCTTCATTCTCATTCGTTTGTACTCCACATTCCAGTAAGCTCGAAACATTCTCGAACTCAACTAGGTTCTGTAAACCCAGTGAGAAACGATGCTTAAGCCACTCCTTGTCTGAAACAGATGTCTCACGTCCAAATGTGCTACTAAATGTCTTTTGTAGTTCATAAATGCTCATCTTCTCGAGTGACATAGCATTTGGATCAGATGAAGATTCAGGAACTGAAAAAGTTGGTGTTGACAATTCTGATAACTCATAAGTATGGCTATTCCTCCCTCTTAATTCAGAGGAGTGACTTTGCAACCCAATGTCTCCCAGACAAGATCCTCCCCATGAACCGTAATCCAACTCAGAAACTTCAGCAAAATCAGCATCTGGACACAAAAATTGTAGGATAGATAACATTTTACAATGAAATTTGATGAGAATTGCTTTCCAACTTGACAAAGTAACTAGAGGAATACTTACCCAATAGATAATCATCACACATGATAGACAGACCATTTGTTATATGAAGATCCCCTTCTCCATCAGCTCCATTCAATACTCCGTCGAGAAACTACAAAGATACCAATCTTGTCATGACGTCACCAATCAAAGAAAAGGCAGCAATGGACCAGGATGGGTGGGGGAATTCACACAGAGGGCAGATGCATTATATCATTTCTTTTAAACTATTAacgaaataataaaaagtaaGCTACATGAGATTTTCTAGTTGTAACAATAGAAATGAAGTCCCTCTGCTAGCTCAAAAAAGAGACATGAAGATGGGGATTAGTAACAGATATGCAGCCTAATCAAGAAACATGATCTTCAAGAGCATAATATGTAACACCTGAAATTTCTCAGGGATAACCCCTCCAAGTCAAGCATTAACACCAGGCCAACAACATGTTCATATTTATTCTAACCATTTTGTTgctgaattcttttttttttttttttatgaactgTTTTAGGGATTTAGATATTGTTTACAAACATAAATTGACAAGACTAAATAAGATAAATCAAATTCATTTATTAATTAGAGAGAATTAGAAAAGAATTCAGTCACTATAACCTATGAATTGTACCCATGgcaaacaagagaaagaaaaattgatTGTGATTGTTTGGCCATGTTCAATGAAAGACCAATCACAGAGCAAGCCAGAATGTAACTTGGGTTGAGCGTTGAGGTAAAACATGAGTTATAGCATAATTGGAGTGGAACATAGGGCCAACCTCAAGTAGTTGAGGTAAGGTTTTTTAAGTTGGTATGAGATGTGTTAttctaattaaataaagaacttCTGTGGTTAATAATTTAACCACTTTTTCATTTAATATGAAGCAGAATTTTCATACACAAAAAAGGAGACAACAAACTACGCACTGGAAACAAATACATAAATGAATAACtgaataaccactgagaatttGGGATTCAGTTCATTACAGCATATAAAACAAGATACGTACTTCAAATTTTGATTCCTCCTTTACTTCTCGAGTAGTATTAGAATCCAGTGTACCTAACCAAGTAAGCCCATGGAAAAGAAGATGCATTAAAATGACCACATACAAAGatataggaaaagaaaagaaaagaaaaaataaataaaataaaaaaagtagtCCCAAAAGTGAAAAGAATCAAGGCAGCCATGTCAATGTCTGTCATTTATACAAAAGACAACACAAGCAAAACAACCCATGGGggaaaatagtaataataataataccatCATAACTCAATATATGCTAACATTCCTAGCAATTCTCCTCTTCAGGGGAAAGGTCTCCCAGGGTTTCAAAAGATCGGCAGCATATCATTAGGATACATAGGGATTGGCAATTAGCACGGCATAATGGATTGGTCAGCTGATGAACACTCCTGAATCCTGATTTCCGAAACTGTGTCTGCATGAACTGATCTAGTTCCCAACAGTCCATTTTCTCTGTAACTTCCTATCTTCAACATGTACCACAGTCATGGTGCTAATGGAACATCCATTGGATAGAGGAATCTTGGTTTGCAACAAGGCATCATGGTCAAAAACATTTCCATGCCTTGTGTGCTGTtctaattcccaaaaaaaaatgaagctgtCAAATATTTGACAACTAACCAGGAGaaagggttggggggggggggggggggggcaagaaCATGGAACAGCTTCTCCTTGCTGCTGCATGGCAGAGGCTAGAGGGCTTGAAGCAGAAAGAGAGGTGAACACCTTAGTTCTTGCCAACAAAGCCACCACATGCAAACCCCTTCCTGAGCAGATGATGTCGGCCGCAACACCTCAGGCTTACATGAACTGAGGTTTTTGCAATAGATAGCAGTAATTCAATGTGATTGATGAATCAAACTATATAAATGGGATAACATCGTTAGAAGAAAAACTGTACAAGAGACCTCTTCTCCATACCAAAATCAGCATCAAAGTCTTTCGACGAAGCAGATATTTAGGTAGTGCAATTATTATATCTCTTCCTACCAATATGTTTAGTAATTTCTGGCAACATTATAATGTTCTTGGAACAAAACACCCAAAGACTTCACCACTTTGATGGCTTCTGCCCCTAAATATTGATTTCAATGGTCTACCTTCTTCATGACATCTAACTCCTTTGACATTTGAGGTGATGTTTGAATCAGCAAATGGTTGGATGTGACCCAAGTGCTGCCATCCTTCAACACTGACCAATTCAGCATAGGAACTGATAACAGCACTATCAGCCTACCTGCAAGACCTCCATGAAGAAACATCGGGAACACGAAGACTTTCTAATTGCTAAAAGACCAATTTATAATTGCTTCTCCTTGCAAGAAGAAAACCATCAGAGACATTATTCAGCTTTCACAGTTCTtacttccccttccccttccccttccccacccccacccccaagaaaaaaaaaataaaaataggatgAGCCACTGCAGCAAGCAGAGTGATCTAAACAGACCAGCGTCATTCCCTCAGCTTCGACAGGAgaaaccaccaccacccccatgAGTATACTTTGGGAACACAAAGACTCTCCAATTGCTAAGAAGGTAAGAGCCCCATTAAAAGAGCCTCTCCAGTCAAGAAGAAAACCATCAGAGACCTCATTAAGACCCCCCCCCCTAGGGCTTCCTCCCTGCACCAGTGCCATTCCACCAAGCTTTCCAGGGGAACTCCATgcccaccacctccaccaaaaGATTGTATGgctgtgtgagagagagagagaaagagagaagaagttcTAGTTTTTTCTTCTCGAACCAACATCCTATGTGCATTTTTCATACCTGAATGGGAATTTTTAAATATGACTGAAAGCACCGGTTCTTGTAAATACCTTTCCCAATATATTACTTCCCAAGTTCCCATGACCCTACTTACAGAAACAATTTTGTAGTAATTTACTGCAGGCAGAGCCCTAATCATGAGAGAGCTTGGCTCCCAGAAGGCAAAGGACACAAGACCCCTTAAGACATAAGTCCACCGCCCACACAAGGTGAAAGGCCCAAATAACTGAAGTCAAGCAATTTTAAGAAAGGAGCAGTGCCTCAAACAGTTAGGGCTACCATCTTATGTCCCAACATCCTGGAACAGTGTCCAGGCCATTACAAGGATAGTAATGCAGTAAAACAactttaaaaatagaaaaatgggGAAAGGCAGAAAAataagggaattttttttaaacataagaGAGGTTAGAGAGAGAGGTGCCAATCGAAACTGAAAGACAGAGGAGGCTTACTGGTGCAAGGCTCCAACAAGAGGTTGGCAGTCAGCACTTGTACTTGGTTGCCAGCAACTTAGCAGAGGAAGAAAACCTTCAGTCTAAGAACAGATTTAGAGGAGGGACAGAAACGAGGTGCAACATGTCATATCAATGTTGGTCTGCCCCATATTTAAATAGCATCCAAAACGGTCTGGTCATCCATTTTATAAAATATTCCTTTTCTTATCAAGGCCGCCCCAACCTTCACTCCATTTGCTGGACCCAAGCCTCCAGAGTAAAAAAATTTCCTGAATTATTAATCCACTCTTCAGAGGTTTGCATTATTCATTGGCTGTCCTACGTCCTACATCACCCTCTTTTCATTGAAGGCATACCTGAGGTAGGAGACTCCAATACAATGGTCTTTGATgcatataaaaatatataggCTTCTCATCACTGATCCCTCAAGCCAACAGCCTCCTTTGCCTTTctatatttcttttccttttttatgatTCTCTTTGGCAGCTAGAAGGAGAGCAGAGTCAGTGAAAACCACTGGGACAAAAGTGGAAGCCTTTATTCGAATATAATGTAGGAGATGATTCTGACAGATAAGCATCTCATTCACAGAGGTATGCAAAATATAGATTAGACATATTCATGATGCAATACTTAAGGCAAAAGGAGATCCATAAGGTGCTTACCAATTGGGAAAAGTCACTTTCAGAGTTGTGAGCTCAAATTCTCTAGGTATTTCTTCCTTGAGCTATATTTTTAGCATTTACAAAGATTGCAATAAAAAGAAGTTTAAAAGTGTTTCTCCAACACAAATGATAAATATGTCTGTTGGTCAATTTCTTTTCTAATGTGCTTGCTCTCTTAAGGAATTTAGAGGACTCGAATTGGAGAATATTGAAATAGATCAGGCAAGAATCATCCTGAAATTGACTGTGCAGTTCTATGCTGAAACAGCAACAATTTGGTCATTACCACTATCACTTCGCATATGATCATGGCCAACAGTGCACGGAAAATCTTCATTTGCTAGGCACTTATTTGGGACATCTGTGTTGAAGCATAAAATATTGTCTGCTAGAACCTTATCGTTCTTTGGTTCTGCAAATAAATGCTCAACTTCTATTACATCATCTTCTGAAGCAGGAAGGAAGGATCCATCTCCCTCAACCTAGGCAAAGCAAGATAAAACATTAGAAATGAAAGTTCACGTACAAAGGTCATATTTATACATCCATGTTAAAAACAATGTGACATAAAGCCACAATGAACAACATCCAAAAAGCAAGCCTACCACTACCAGAGAACTTGAACACGCATGCTTGATCATACACAGAATCATGAGAAGAGACAACCAAATTCAGTATGGATTGAAAAATCATTTACATATACCTTAATACATGATATAAGAAATAAATTttattcagaaaaaaaaaggcaaaccatttttcaaaatacattcTCATTACATATATTTACTTTATAAAATATTAGACATTGGAGTTTCATGGTGTGCACTTAATTGACTGTAATCTGGAAGAGTTTGCTACACTAGTCATGGGTTAGATAATGACTATATGTGGTTTCATGTAATGGCAGATAATTCATAGCTACAATTAGTATTACCCTATACTTCAGGGGGTTAGTTTCTGCATGCTAAATGCAATTAACAGAAACTTCACCAAGAGAATTCCCACAAAAACCAAGGAGGTGGGTGAAAATAGTGCGTAGCAACTGGCCTCACAGTCGCAGAACAGCAAAGAGGAAAGCAgcaataatttaaaaaaaaaattaagggtttGAAAGGAAATGGGAAAGGAGTAGGGGAAATTGTTGAGATATGACCAAGGAATTAAGTATCggtctgtatcgtatcgtatcggccgatacatctCGGTATCAGTCAGTGTCGATACAATACAGACCAATATGTCtctagttttttttaaaaataaactatctcgactgtatcgatatgtatcgaccaatacataccgatacaatacgatacggtCGATACGTATCAATACAGCCGAGAcgtcctttttcatttttttttctattttttagcgtatcggtacgtatcgatatgtcTCGACCCACTTAAGAAAAACATGGGTTTTGTTCATTCCTACCTGCAGAACACGAAAAAGAGAGCTTCCAGAGGAAAAAAACACAGTCCAGccttgagaaaaaccccaaaatccatgttcaaacccatttttttttaccagatttttttaaggttttgatTCCTTGGTCAAAAACGATTCTAAAGGAGGTGGAATCAGAACATTTGCTGCATCCACCAACCCACAtttgaaatcaaaaggtgttcttgaagggaaaggtaggttttttgaaaaaaaactagatttttttgttcaaatctttgatttttggtcttttttttgctatgattcatAGAGAATAGGTTAAACTAACTtagtattgcattctttgtatacatttacaaagatttgaactcaaatctttgcattttcacccaaaaccgaaaattgcatccaaaaattgatttttttttattttcttccaaaaattaaaacatatgctaatgtatataatttataacaatttcaaagtgctgcacttgtctggttatacattattcacaattcttagtgtatatgcatgatatatgacataaattacttgtttatattattttttgtatccaaaagtgtattttgatcattttcatgcgctTCTGCACCGATcaatacgtatctccgatacgatatgatatgatacaatacgtctcttaaaatcgcccaaccaatacgatacccgataccgatactttaaaccttggataTGACATCTAGTAAATGTTTTTGGTGATAACTAATTTGTGTATATTGATGAAAAAGCCCAAGTCTAGGTGGCAATTGGTATCCTCTCCTAGCATCAAGAAATTATAAGAAGCAAGCCCAAGCATATGGTCAAGTGTCGACGAGCAAAAAGCTTCAATTGGAAGATCATCCACACGCTCAGATGACAAAGTACATGAAGTGATGGAAGCACCAATTGGAAGACCAAGCTTCAAGAATTATTTATATGCCAAAGCGCCACGCAAGCAAAAAGTGGCAATGGACATCTTCAAGAATGTTCTACATCAGCAAAAGCACTTAGGATAGTTTCATATTTGTATATTATTGTAATCCTAAGTTGTATGATTCTCAAAGTTAGAACCCCAAGGACTTAGCCTTAAGTCACCATTAACCAAACAGTTTAACCTTTAGTTGGGGACTTAACCAATGACCAAATATAATGGGCCTTAAATTGGCAATTTAAGACCTCTTACATTCATCCTAGGCCGATGCTCATAACATGAAAATTGAAACTCTCTAAATAGCATTCATTTGGTTCAAGAATCAAGTCAATCCAAGTTTGGGAGAGCAAGTTACGGTCTTTGTACCGACCAGATCTCGTGGTCGACCATCAAAGCCCCAACAACTAAAAAACAGGTAGTTTTTTAGCTGTTATGCATGGGCTATAGATACGGGACCTTGGGACATCTCTTAAGAAGAATTTGCACATGCTTTAGTCTTGGGTTTAAGTGACTTTGAGAATCACTTTAGTTGTTCTTACACTTGCATATCTTACCTTTTGAGGTAAATTAGTATTTGTGTGCAAACTTGTTTATCTCAGTAATTGAGCCTTGTGTAGTTTCTCTCCTTCGTAATAGTTATAGTAAGAGAATGTGTATCTCCAAGGGCTAATCACGCTAGGTGATAGTGAAGGTTTGATTGCCACCATTTGGAAAGCAAATGGGTTGGTTGTGAGCCTGAAAGAAAAGTTCTGACTGCTACCATTTGGAAAGCAATTGTGAGAAGGCTTGATCATTGCCATTTGGAAAATGGCCATGAGATAGTGGAAAGTCCAAGAGTTCTCTCTCTTCCTGTCTGGGTTATGAGGAAGATTTCAAAATGGTTTTGCAGGTCTTTTATACTTTCCCAAGTCTTATATAGGCCACAGTGAGGATTCTGGTAGGGTTTGATGATCGagtcttttggtttttttatctttattaatttatattttttgcaGTTAAGATATATGTGAGATTCGTATGATGAATTTGAAgatacaaaaagaaataaaaaaatatataacacTGCTAGGGTACAAAATTTGCAGGAAATCAGAACAAGATGAAGAAATCATTTACAAGAATtgctttctttcattttttctaaTAGAAAGTGACAAAATTATTTTGTAATAACTAATGTACAAGTAACCTTTCCTCAATATATAACATGCAgttcagacaaaaaaaaaatttgcaaaatCAAATACCACCACTGGTTGCCAAAATCATATCTACTTCTGCAAATTCCTTCAATGAAGGCCCATGAACAAGAATTGACCTGATATCCACACATATCCTTGTGACTTTCTGTACTTTATCATGAAAGACTCTACTATTGCCGATTTCCACAACCCATGTAGTTGCTAATGGAACTAGATGCTATCAAACCTATTCCTCATTGCAAAGAATTCTCCAGCCAGTCAATTTGAAAGCTCTCCTTTTTAATTGTTCTGTTACAAGCACTCTCTATAAGGATAAGATCCAAGAAAACATCGAGACCGTTATTGGTTATGCTGTTCCCAAAGCTGCAACTATTCATATTCTCCACCAACCACCACAAAGAAATTCATGTATCATTCTACTTAAGAGATCAAAAGCCAAGGCTCCATGAAATCCACTTATACATAAGGTTCAAAAGGATTAACTGATTAAAACATCCAGAGACATAAAAGCGAGGTTCAGCAACAGAGAATTTTTGTAATTCACATAGCATTTAAAGCTGAATGACATGTAAGCGGTCCGTCTAGTTTAACTTAGTCGGGTAGATCTATTTACCACCATGTGGAGGGCTGAACTGGTAACTAATTGATGCAATCCCTGGTCGAGGACCTTGTTTGGGGTTCTATGGCCCACCCAAATGCTCAAAATTCCAAGTTTGTGGTTGAGTGGCAGTTCTGTAATTATGTGTAAGTGCAAAGActaacaagaaacaaaaatggATTTACATGGAAGTGGGTTTACAAGTAGAAGGGTTATTCTGGAACTGAAATAAAACCAAGGACAACTtgagataaagaaagaagagggggtatttttgtaataacAGCAGGTTGGCTAAAGttttaaataacaaaagaaTAATAACAAATAGATGAACTTCTTCCTCATGATACAGCAACCAAAGGCAGAGAACAAAATCCTCTACGACTAGATTACTCTCTCAACACACCTCCAATCAACTTCAAATTTCAGCCATGGATTGTTAATTCAGGGGACTACTGGAATCTAGTCGTAGAGGATTTTGTTCTCTGCCTTTGGTTGCTGTATCATGAGGAAGTAGTCAATGACTTATACGTGCTAGATTCTACAgactcctcttcctcatcattGATGACACAAGCTCCTCCTGGTTCTTCTGAAGTTGCCCTGGCTGATTTATATGGATGGCATCACCGTTTGGGCCATTCCCCTCATGGGATTTTGGCTTAGTAAATGTAACCCGAACCACgtttttgtgatgcttgcatttttgcaaAGGAAACCCATTCGGTTTATCCTCCTCCTGATAATATTAGTTTGGAACATTTTCATTTAATTCattttgatgtatggggccctgtGCCCGGTGTGTAACTGTTATTGGATACCAATGGtttgttacatttattgattATCATACGTGGGTTACTTGGATCTACCTATTGCGCCAAAAGAGTGAAGCCTTCCGTTGTTTCCAACTCTTTCACCAAATGGTTAAGACTCAGTTTGTTGCCAAGATTAAAATTCTTCGGACAGACAATGGGCATGAATATGTCAATaggtattttcaaaattatttgggTGACAATGGCATCATTCATCAAACAAGCTGTATGGACACCCCTGCTCAAAACGATGTGGCCGAATGCAAGAATCGGCATTTATTGGAGGTTGCGTGTTCATTGATGTTTCAAATGAATGTCCCTGCCCCCTATTGGAGCGAAGCTGTCCTCATGGCTGCATACCACATTAATCGGATGCCTTCTCGAGTTCTGAACTCTTGCTGCCCCTTGGAGCTGCTTACGGGTACCCTTAATTTTATTGTGCCTCCGAAGgtatttggttgtgtgtgttttgCCCGTAATCATCACCAGCATGGGAAGCTTGATCCTCGTGGCATCCGCTGCATATTCCTTGGTTACTCGGCGACtcaaaaagggtataaatgctatcatccacCCTCTCACCGCATGTTTGTCTCTACAGACGTGGTGTTCCATGAGAATGAAGCATTTTTTTCCCATTACCGCACCTCTTTAATAGTACGCTTCACGAGAAGATGAGCTTCTGATTTGCTCCAATTTCAAATATGGAAGGAGAAAACATTATTCCGGCTCAGAGGGAGTAAGGAGACTGAGGGAGATTTTAGTTCAATGGGAGCCCCCCACGGTTATGGCCCAGGGGGAGCACACGGCTCCTGTCCAAGACAAGCCCACAGTTCCTTTGTAGGTTTTTGTTCGCACAAAGTCTAAAAGGCAACAAGATGaagccaccaccactaccactgtGCCACTTCAATCGTCACCTCTTGATCCAAGTTCTCCCACACAGTCTCAACCTGGTAAGCCTATTTTTGATcctacactttttttttgggtgaataaaaattcattaccaaagagagaaaatacAGGGAAACTCCAGAATACAAGGGGGAAAGGAGAAAAACAACCTATAAAACAAAGGGCACGCAATAGTACCATCCATCTTTTGCTTCACAGTGAACATCTATTTGCATCCCACAGGTTTCTTCCCCGAGGAAGACTGACTAAGTCCCACGTCTCATTTTTTCCACGTGCTTTCATCTCTTTTACCATAGCAGCCTTCCTATTTGAATCTGCCAATGCTTCTTGCCAGTgcttagaaatagaaatagaaatggaTGACAAAGAGGAAACGAAAAcatgaaaagaaggagaaagagattcaTAGGAGACTATATTGGAAATAGGGTGTAGAGTGCAAGTTCAAACAGGTATACGGAtggcaataggtaaatcaagtgTAGGAAAAGAAACTGCCTCCCAACTCATAAGATCCAGGGGCCTTATTGCTACATGGCACAAGATTGTCTAGTTCAAAGAACATATCCCTCGGCATAGCTTCTATGTTTAGCGCACTCTTACAAACTGCCTCCCAACTCAGTCATTTCTCCTACATCGGCAAATCAGTCTCTCCAACctgctgtctttgttggaatggcatTGAATCTGTAGAGCACCTATTTTTTTACTGCCCATTCTCCTCCGCTACTTGGTTTGGGATGCTCTGCAAATGTTTGCCTAGAAGAAGAATTCCTCCTTTTCAAACAGAATGGGTGTGGATCGACATATCATCGGGGGCAACTCCCTATGTGACAGAATGGCAAGCTTGCTCTTGGAGCTAATGTTTCGTATATCTGGATGGAGTGTAAcatcaggagatggacttccaactctagcTCCTACAGGCAGATTTGGGATTACATCTCCTTTGAAGTCAGCTCTAAATCCCAacccctctctccctcctcttctaTGTTTATTCCCCTAGGAACAGACATATTATTGCCTCCTGGGGCTTCCCCTCTTCTATGTTATACAAGGTTCGATTGATTGCCAAGGGCTTCACCCAGACATTTGGCatagactaccaggagacctctTATGGCCAAGTTAAACACTGTTCGGGTAATTCTCTCACGTGCAGTTAACTTGGGACGGGAGCTGCAACAACTGGATGTAAAAAATGTGTTCCTTCATGGGGAACATgaagaggaagtat
The nucleotide sequence above comes from Telopea speciosissima isolate NSW1024214 ecotype Mountain lineage chromosome 3, Tspe_v1, whole genome shotgun sequence. Encoded proteins:
- the LOC122654747 gene encoding uncharacterized protein LOC122654747 gives rise to the protein MYGNRQQSFVSEMMPDSGGDTSMTPIEKSNTLMCKLVQVEGDGSFLPASEDDVIEVEHLFAEPKNDKVLADNILCFNTDVPNKCLANEDFPCTVGHDHMRSDSGTLDSNTTREVKEESKFEFLDGVLNGADGEGDLHITNGLSIMCDDYLLDADFAEVSELDYGSWGGSCLGDIGLQSHSSELRGRNSHTYELSELSTPTFSVPESSSDPNAMSLEKMSIYELQKTFSSTFGRETSVSDKEWLKHRFSLGLQNLVEFENVSSLLECGVQTNENEGGIFTSCNDSSGRMHQRPMIAQGSKIRPLGRGVERENLAAGVELVTNSPQSGKVGVELLDLGDREGLLLRRKRLRKPTRRYIEESSALKARYYTGKLETPTTSSRNKFLHVKSHNQLHRKGFGSTPLVCRQDYLNGSGIQVPFGLRVRKGRLKRSKSISGYDSENNKEDKDPSRNSGIEPSAESEDEMSDECVTTIKTGKGEMRRKHHRLWTLSEVMKLIDGVSRYGVGRWTEIKRLLFSASAYRTSVDLKDKWRNLLRASCAQLHNKREVEQGRKNASQPIPQSVLRRVSELAIIYPYPRQRKSKLLCATPITATPESGTPVSRCGRIVHRKSFT